In Oryza sativa Japonica Group chromosome 3, ASM3414082v1, one DNA window encodes the following:
- the LOC4332299 gene encoding uncharacterized protein: MSSVSDPQANGDHRPPAAEMEDTGVKVEEADAGETMEGVASIALLPSGAISGHFIRLPDSVCYGLHGTPISCERECSRGEDYRLIKLSIIDFKNKREKVAVVECRGHDAARLQNIDHLHGWEDDIVGLVEKKHGNRKFSISFECETLKADKAADEHISKYMPNLSGMDAIVNIGKMSISGINLDEDDEPSGDN; encoded by the exons ATGAGCTCAGTCTCGGACCCCCAGGCGAACGGCGaccaccggccgccggcggcggagatggaggacACTGGGGTGAAAGTCGAGGAGGCGGATGCGGGTGAGACGATGGAAGGCGTCGCGTCCATCGCGCTACTGCCGTCCGGCGCCATCTCCGGCCACTTCATCCGCCTCCCGGACTCCGTCTGCTACGGTCTCCACGGCACAC CGATATCTTGTGAGAGGGAGTGCAGTCGAGGAGAAGATTACCGCCTGATAAAGCTTTCCATAATTGATTTTAAG AACAAGCGAGAGAAGGTGGCTGTGGTGGAATGCAGGGGCCATGATGCTGCTCGGTTGCAAAACATTGACCATTTGCATGG TTGGGAAGATGACATTGTTGGTTTGGTTGAAAAGAAACATGGGAATCGGAAATTCTCGATCTCTTTCGAATGTGAGACACTGAAGGCTGATAAAGCTGCAGATGAGCACATTAGCAAGTATATGCCAAATCTAAGTGGAATGGATGCCATCG TAAATATAGGGAAAATGAGTATCTCTGGCATCAAtctggacgaggacgacgaaccAAGTGGAGACAACTAA